One window of the Pararge aegeria chromosome 22, ilParAegt1.1, whole genome shotgun sequence genome contains the following:
- the LOC120633595 gene encoding tight junction protein ZO-1-like isoform X9 yields MDPMGENGLVVNNLNHVRSDSQTTERNSGWETHRVRLNRVPGYGFGIAVSGGRDNPHFASGDPSIAVSDVLRGGPAEDKLQVNDRIVSVNGVPLENVEYARAVQVLRESGATVSLVVRRRAPAPPPTAPTTIKLALTRNGKKEDFGLVLGCKIYVKELTMRAREQFNQAGQGLCEGDVITRINNTAVTDAMTLKEARKLVESCKDRLNLVITRELIREETVTNGNYQNNYSSLEATPHNTFPATGESMSSPYSSSGQNLYVAAPVRGADNRRGPPSHEEHPPRPPPPRNDDYYSSRRQLYEEDAMNNQRNKPPSEPRLISFQKEGSVGLRLCGGNRSGVFVSGVQPTSPAALQGLQPADKILKVNDMEMKGVTREEAVLFLLSLQERIDLIVQHSPEEYNAVASGQMPGDSFHIKTHFHYTEPTEGEMSFRCGDVFHVMDTLHNGTVGAWHVYRIGRNNQEVQKGTIPNKARAEELATAQFNATKKEMSGNDVKHNFFRRRRSTHRRSKSLGKEHWDEVVLSDSISKFPAYERVVLKQPGFVRPVIVLGAVADIARERLLSESPDKFSSPKMDSTLEDSKSKSTSIIRLSSIRSIMERAKHALLDITPNAVDRLNYAQFYPIVIFLKADNKHIIKQLRSGLPKSAHKSSKKLLEQCQHMERVWGHVFTHTITLSEANQNTWFSKLCDLIQRTQQQQLWVSETKRPEPLSDDFLFSLSSTSENRLSYASSPESDLEVSPPPAPRLVKSSSDPSIATTQDNMDRDDDMNHLADAVPPPYSQGGYDSKYGFANGNSSQSNGPNHNQNMSPNNEAPPYQCNPMTHSPPHSPLYGTVPELPPRSQAAVTRPAGGVLLPAPPPSRPHHGLRHNPANRPSAQERLFGPPKEGNDETATYSARPVHGQDSLDRHRHPNNPQNSYEGTPNYEYAGNTSNNNSMGSCRLPPNAPDDLKVAPPTIKLDLPPPANPAAMAGQSPQRNSNSHEHNSLDYTRTPDNNYRPTDNYRTPQSRPPTMNGNSPHAQNAHNAHNAHNAHNAHNVATTPMHARGPSLPNVPTNDHAKYSARTNSASQADYTGRAPPYKPVPPPKPKHYRPPDQPHQQLPPHQHQPHPRNGSMEAVSSPGVGGGGAANTAGAGGMHYSHTHSHSQPNRPPPHGHPYHQQNMYGAAGAQMVAQSPPYAGPPSHRAINLPHNPHLIDLAGSREQRGSAFELYRKPQHMHNLSSSDAMNSSVEPDETFSPKTKKKLSKKPSFIKNAVLDLFRSKKSQKVSRQKSLCENDLQQRYQQQAPVLRREKSDLGDLTVHMRNTHIRNQMLQRSNSSSCEKPVLKPILKRQSSFCDDRNGSIYTIRDYDAKPVMKSLRRQNSMCEIETEPKVTPLLRRQNSLIEYNRKGVYGHNSSFNMITKIDPIYQRQQQIKHEPFYPTQPLPPEPIYQSKEHIVYDPIPKPRRTYASLYDTSSENPYASRSEISNQSFESPYGNRETLPMPLLDPPYATRAECVADDPYATKNELMESPYSVKHDIMRKSEPLYSELPYASKEQMLRQRMTSENPYATKEDMLRQRFSESPYNTKEEMLKQRMDGTFTCKEPIYGKRTYEPPPSTSWSENPYAIRPDRRLQTPVNYPGRISPMSKSMSEPPYATRSEMIGRISQTESPYSSRLEVKSSCSDNNYGSRNDSFDFPQQVRPASAECTYVSKQEILSQKAALLANKELIYGSKLEEKLEVIKQRNQAKKEKIYQTRLEANECDSMKSREPLYVSKRELKDSVIYESHQEAKDVPLPVSQEGSARNSPYELSDANHLVRREPLYQTKAEVLNGEIETFQEIDFSKLRLTESKTDAEKEKSLNMENKILKGEPQYAPRLHGKAVGHISNALKVTASPVPYESTTSMETHYASECSMNFENKPQSTPYTSQDLVERASKINRTVTFCEQIPENPESSQDNTENVSSSRNETTVMNIDNTVVKAETSEVNDSANKTEEVEPDGPQTTWGIFDSEGGVLEDRHWGVSLIIPPKAIAPGIKQKIYFTVSDPRLSQRVGGPPIDMDNGEAMLSPLVMCGPQGLVFLKPVTLRLPHCANAVPSLGLTIKATDTEAHLSTDWDQIHLPATTTLNTVAVKVDHF; encoded by the exons ACTACAGAACGCAACTCCGGTTGGGAAACACACAGGGTGCGGTTGAACCGTGTCCCAGGCTACGGTTTCGGCATCGCTGTATCGGGTGGTAGAGATAATCCACATTTCGCAAGCGGCGACCCTTCCATCGCCGTCTCAGACGTACTGAGAGGAGGCCCGGCGGAAGACAAACTGca AGTTAACGACAGGATAGTATCAGTCAACGGCGTACCATTAGAGAATGTGGAGTACGCGCGCGCCGTCCAAGTACTCCGGGAGTCTGGTGCGACGGTCTCGCTCGTGGTACGACGGAGAGCCCCCGCCCCTCCGCCCACCGCACCGACCACCATCAAACTGGCGCTCACCAGAAATGGGAAGAAGGAAG actTCGGCCTAGTCCTAGGGTGCAAAATCTACGTCAAAGAGCTGACGATGCGAGCGAGGGAGCAGTTTAACCAGGCTGGACAAGGGCTCTGCGAGGGTGACGTCATCACCCGGATAAACAACACAGCGGTCACTGATGCGATGACGCTGAAGGAGGCGAGGAAGCTCGTGGAGTCCTGCAAGGATCGCCTGAACCTGGTGATCACGAGGGAACTGATCCGGGAGGAGACTGTCACCAATGGAAATTACCAGAACAATTATAGTAGTTTAG AAGCAACACCACATAACACGTTCCCTGCCACCGGGGAATCTATGTCCAGTCCATACTCCAGCAGTGGGCAAAACCTGTACGTTGCTGCGCCGGTGAGGGGAGCAGACAACAGGCGAGGCCCACCTTCACACGAAGAACATCCGCCACGACCGCCGCCGCCTAGAAATGATG ATTACTACAGCAGTCGGAGGCAACTTTATGAAGAAGATGCAATGAACAATCAAAGAAATAAACCGCC AAGTGAACCAAGGTTAATAAGTTTTCAAAAGGAGGGCTCGGTAGGTCTTAGATTGTGTGGAGGGAACCGGTCCGGAGTCTTCGTGTCCGGAGTGCAACCGACCAGTCCCGCTGCGCTACAGGGCTTGCAACCAGCTGATAAGATACTTAAA GTGAACGATATGGAAATGAAAGGCGTGACTCGGGAGGAGGCAGTGCTGTTCCTACTGAGTCTGCAGGAGAGGATAGACCTAATTGTGCAACACTCACCTGAAGAGTACAACGCCGTCGCCAGTGGACAAATGC cgGGTGACTCGTTTCATATCAAGACGCATTTTCACTATACCGAGCCAACGGAGGGCGAGATGTCATTCCGGTGCGGAGACGTGTTCCATGTTATGGACACTCTGCACAACGGCACCGTTGGAGCCTGGCACGTCTACCGGATAG GTCGAAACAACCAGGAAGTTCAGAAAGGCACCATACCAAACAAGGCGAGAGCGGAGGAGCTCGCTACTGCACAGTTCAACGCCACCAAAAAGGAAATGTCAGGGAATGACGTCAAACACAACTTCTTCAGGCGGCGACGGTCCACGCATAGAAGGAGCAAGAGCCTtggaaaa GAGCACTGGGACGAGGTAGTGTTATCGGATAGCATAAGCAAGTTCCCGGCATACGAGAGGGTCGTTTTGAAGCAGCCCGGCTTCGTCAGGCCCGTCATAGTCTTGGGCGCTGTGGCCGATATAGCTAGAGAAAGGCTTTTATCTGAAAGCCCTGACAAGTTCTCTTCGCCAA AAATGGATAGCACCTTGGAAGATAGCAAATCTAAATCTACAAGCATCATTCGGCTCTCAAGCATCAGAAGTATAATGGAAAGGGCGAAGCATGCGCTACTAGACATCACACCTAATGCCGTGGATCGGTTGAATTATGCCCAGTTTTACCCCATAGTTATCTTCCTAAAGGCGGATAATAAGCACATTATTAAACAACTCAGAAGCGGTTTGCCAAA GTCAGCCCACAAATCCTCCAAAAAGCTACTCGAACAGTGCCAACACATGGAAAGGGTGTGGGGTCATGTGTTCACTCACACCATCACACTGAGCGAGGCCAATCAGAACACTTGGTTCAGTAAGTTGTGCGATCTCATACAACGCACACAGCAACAGCAACTGTGGGTGTCTGAGACTAAG AGGCCGGAGCCGCTGTCCGACGACTTTTTATTCTCGCTATCCTCGACTTCGGAGAATAGACTGTCTTACGCGTCAAGTCCAGAAAGTGACTTGGAAGTGAGCCCCCCTCCAGCGCCAAGATTGGTGAAATCGTCGTCAGACCCATCTATAGCGACTACTCAAGATAACATGGATCGCGATGATGACATGAATCATTTGGCCGACGCGGTGCCTCCGCCGTATTCG CAAGGTGGCTACGATAGTAAATATGGTTTCGCGAACGGCAATAGCTCGCAAAGCAACGGACCTAACCACAACCAGAACATGTCTCCGAACAACGAAGCTCCGCCATACCAATGCAATCCGATGACGCATTCACCGCCACATTCGCCTTTATATGGAACAG TACCAGAGTTACCCCCGCGCAGTCAGGCAGCGGTGACACGGCCTGCGGGCGGGGTGTTGCTACCTGCGCCACCGCCTTCTAGACCACACCACGGTCTCAGACATAATCCTGCG aaTCGCCCAAGTGCCCAGGAACGATTGTTCGGGCCGCCCAAAGAGGGTAACGATGAAACAGCGACCTACAGTGCCCGGCCTGTTCACGGCCAAGACTCGCTGGACAGGCATCGACATCCAAACAACCCG CAGAATTCGTACGAAGGCACCCCGAATTACGAGTACGCAGGGAACACGTCCAACAACAACTCAATGGGCTCGTGTCGACTGCCGCCCAACGCACCCGATGACTTGAAGGTTGCCCCGCCCACCAT CAAACTGGATCTTCCTCCGCCAGCAAACCCCGCGGCGATGGCTGGCCAAAGTCCGCAGCGGAATTCCAACTCACATGAGCACAACTCACTCGACTATACCAGAACGCCGGATAATAATTACag ACCAACGGATAACTACCGCACTCCGCAATCCCGGCCGCCGACCATGAACGGCAACAGTCCGCACGCTCAGAACGCCCACAACGCACACAACGCACACAATGCCCACAACGCCCACAACGTGGCCACAACGCCCATGCACGCTAGGGGGCCGTCGTTACCCAACGTGCCAACTAACGACCACGCCAAATACAG TGCCCGCACCAATTCAGCCTCACAAGCGGACTATACGGGTAGAGCGCCGCCATACAAACCCGTGCCGCCTCCCAAACCCAAGCACTACCGACCCCCCGACCAGCCGCATCAGCAGTTACCACCGCACCAACACCAACCGCATCCGAGGAACGGG AGCATGGAGGCTGTGTCGAGTCCGGGCGTCGGCGGGGGTGGGGCGGCGAACACCGCGGGCGCGGGGGGCATGCATTACTCACACACACATTCACACTCGCAACCGAACCGCCCACCGCCGCACGGCCATCCTTACCATCAG CAGAACATGTACGGCGCGGCCGGCGCTCAAATGGTGGCCCAGTCGCCACCCTACGCGGGCCCACCGTCTCACCGAGCCATCAATCTACCGCACAACCCCCATCTGATTG ATTTAGCAGGCAGCCGGGAACAACGCGGGTCTGCATTCGAGCTCTATAGAAAACCGCAGCACATGCACAATTTAAG CTCCTCCGATGCCATGAACTCCAGTGTGGAGCCTGACGAAACGTTCTCaccaaaaactaaaaagaaactATCCAAAAAACCATCTTTCATTAAAAATGCCGTCCTCGACTTGTTCCGTTCGAAAAAATCGCAAAAAGTGTCTCGACAGAAGTCATTGTGCGAGAATGACTTGCAACAAAGATACCAACAACAGGCGCCGGTGCTGAGACGAGAGAAGTCAGACCTCGGGGATCTGACCGTGCATATGAGGAACACGCATATAAGAAACCAAATGTTGCAACGCAGCAACTCGTCCTCATGCGAAAAGCCCGTCTTAAAACCGATTCTTAAACGACAGAGTTCGTTTTGTGATGACAGGAATGGCTCCATCTATACAATAAGAGATTACGATGCTAAACCTGTAATGAAAAGTTTAAGACGACAGAACTCTATGTGTGAAATAGAAACCGAACCCAAAGTTACCCCTTTACTGCGTAGACAGAACTCcctaatagaatataataggaAAGGCGTTTACGGCCACAACTCCAGTTTTAATATGATTACCAAAATAGATCCAATCTACCAAAGACAGCAGCAAATAAAACATGAACCATTTTATCCTACTCAACCTCTACCTCCAGAACCAATATACCAAAGCAAAGAACATATTGTATATGATCCTATACCTAAGCCGAGAAGAACTTACGCTTCTCTTTATGATACCTCCAGTGAAAATCCTTATGCTAGTAGATCAGAAATATCAAATCAAAGTTTTGAAAGCCCCTATGGAAATCGAGAGACATTACCGATGCCTCTTTTGGATCCACCATATGCGACTAGGGCTGAATGTGTTGCAGATGACCCTTACGCGacaaaaaatgaattaatggAAAGTCCATACTCTGTAAAACATGATATAATGAGAAAAAGTGAACCCTTATATAGCGAACTGCCGTATGCTAGCAAAGAACAAATGTTAAGACAAAGAATGACGTCAGAAAACCCTTACGCAACAAAAGAAGACATGTTGCGTCAAAGATTTTCAGAGTCTCCATACAATACTAAAGAAGAAATGTTAAAACAAAGAATGGATGGTACATTCACTTGCAAAGAACCAATTTATGGTAAACGAACATACGAACCACCACCTAGTACATCTTGGTCTGAGAATCCTTACGCTATTCGACCAGATCGAAGGCTGCAGACGCCAGTTAATTATCCAGGGAGAATATCACCTATGAGCAAAAGCATGAGTGAACCACCCTATGCTACTAGATCGGAAATGATTGGAAGAATAAGCCAAACAGAGTCGCCATACTCTTCTCGACTAGAAGTAAAGTCCAGTTGTTCTGATAATAATTATGGCAGCAGAAATGATTCTTTCGATTTCCCACAACAGGTTAGACCAGCTTCAGCAGAATGTACATATGTTTCAAAACAAGAAattttatcacaaaaagctgCATTATTAGCAAATAAAGAACTTATTTACGGAAGTAAATTGGAAGAAAAATTAGAAGTGATTAAACAAAGAAACCAAgcgaaaaaagaaaagatttatCAAACTAGGCTTGAAGCTAATGAGTGTGATTCCATGAAAAGTAGAGAGCCCTTGTATGTTTCAAAACGAGAATTGAAAGACAGTGTTATATATGAGTCGCACCAGGAAGCAAAAGATGTACCATTGCCTGTGAGCCAAGAGGGTAGTGCCAGAAATAGCCCATATGAACTAAGCGATGCTAATCATTTAGTGCGACGCGAACCGTTGTATCAGACAAAAGCGGAAGTACTAAACGGTGAAATTGAAACCTTCCAAGAAATTGATTTCTCGAAATTAAGGTTAACAGAATCTAAAACTGACGCGGAGaaagaaaaatcattaaatatggaaaataaaattttgaaaggAGAACCTCAGTACGCCCCCAGATTACATGGTAAAGCTGTTGGGCATATTTCAAATGCACTGAAAGTAACAGCATCACCGGTGCCTTATGAATCGACAACATCTATGGAGACTCATTATGCTTCAGAATGTAGTATGAATTTTGAGAACAAACCTCAAAGTACTCCATATACGTCACAAGACTTGGTTGAGCGTGCGTCAAAGATTAATCGTACAGTGACTTTTTGTGAACAAATACCAGAGAATCCGGAAAGCAGCCAAGATAACACGGAAAACGTATCATCGAGTAGAAATGAAACAACCGTTATGAATATCGATAATACCGTAGTCAAAGCTGAGACGTCTGAGGTAAATGATTCTGCTAATAAAACAGAAGAAGTTGAACCGGATGGACCACAGACCACTTGGGGTATATTCGATAGTGAAGGTGGCGTATTAGAGGACAGGCATTGGGGTGTATCCCTAATCATTCCCCCAAAAGCAATAGCTCCGGGGATCAAGCAAAAGATCTATTTTACCGTGTCCGATCCACGACTGAGCCAGCGAGTGGGGGGACCTCCCATCGATATGGATAACG GTGAAGCGATGCTGTCCCCACTAGTGATGTGCGGTCCTCAGGGTCTAGTGTTCCTCAAACCGGTTACCCTACGATTACCGCATTGCGCTAACGCCGTCCCATCCCTAGGCCTCACAATTAAGGCGACGGACACTGAAGCGCATCTCAGCACCGACTGGGATCAAATACACTTGCCCGCGACGACAACATTAAATACTGTTGCGGTTAAAGTCGACCACTTTTAG